The Caballeronia sp. TF1N1 DNA window GCACGGTGACGACGCATGCGGGCGTAACGCTTGCCTCGACGTAACGTTACCTTTGACCGATACGCTCTTCCCGATCCTTCCGAGGATCGCTCAACACCGGCAAAAATTCGGGTTTTCCCTTTCTGAAGTCCGCATCCGAACGCCGAACCGCCGCGTATATTCAAACTGGCACGACTCCTGCAAACCTTCTCTTGAACACTAAGGGAGGGCGGCAAAGCATGAGTACAACGACATCCCGCTCGCAGGTCGAGAACGTCGTGCGCGACTCCGGTCAGGCATTGAGGCGTCGCGTACTTCAGGGTCTCGCGGCTGGCGAGTTTTGTATCGCCTATCAGGGAATCTACCGAGTCGACAGCGGCGAGCTCGCGCGCATGGAAGCGCTCATCCGCTGGCGTCATCCAGACTATGGCGTGCTTTTGCCTGGCGCGTTCTGCGAGGCGTTGCAGGACCCGGACGTCATGGTGAAGATCACCTGGTTCGTCATGGATGCCGTCGCAGGCGATATTGCCGCGTGGCTCGCGCGCGGCGGCAAGCGTTATCCCGTCGCGGTCAACGTGCCGCCTTCGGTCGCCGCCATGCCGGGCTTCGCAAAACGCATGGAAGCGATCTGCGTGGCGCATGGCATCGCGTCGAGCTATATCGAACTCGAGCTCTCGGAAAGCGAGGATCTTGCGCTCTTTCCGTCGATTCAAAAGGTCGTCCAGCGCTTCCGTAATAAAGGCGTCAACATTGCGATGGATGATTTCGGTACCGGCTACGCGTGCCTCGCCGCGCTCGGGCCGATCGACTTCGGTACCGTGAAGATCGCCAAGGAGTTGCTCGCGGAAGCGCCGCGCTGCCCGAATGCGTGCATGGTGTTTTCCTCGGTGCTCGCGCTGCTCACGCGGCTCAAGGTATCGATCGTCGTCGAAGGCGTGGAGACGCCCGCGCAGGCGCAATGGCTCGCGCAGTGGCCGCATGTGCTCGCGCAAGGCTTCCTGCTCGCGCGGCCCACGTTCGGCATGGACAACGTGCCGGGCGTGGATGCTCACGCGGACATGCAAGGCATGCAGGGAGCCCATGCAATCACGCGGCAAACCAGCCGGCGCCCGGCGATGCGTATCGCGGACGCGGCATGAAGGCGCGCACCGCCTGTATGGAAAGTTGAAAGGACATAAGGCCGGACCCACTGATTTCATCCGGCCGCCCAGAGCTTCTGGCAGCCCTCGAAACGCCAGAACTTCGCCGACGTAGGCATGCGTCGGCGTTTTTTTTGGACGCCCGGAATCGATACCCGAGCGCGGCACTCAAAGCGGGCGCGTCTCCGGTTCCTCATCGAAGATCTGGAACTTGCGCATCTTCTCCCACAGCACCTTGCGGCTGATGCCCAGATGCAACGCCGTATCCTGCCGGCGCCAGCCGTTCGCTTCGAGCGCGGCGATCACGCGGTTTCGTTCGTTCATGTCCCACTTGCTGCGGTCGACGAGCAGCTCAGTGGCGTTATCCACGGGTTGCGCATTGCGCGCGAGCACGAGGAGCCGCTTGACGCGCCCTTCGTCCCACGAGCCGAGTTGCCGCACCGTCACACCCACGCGCTCCGCCAGATTGCGCAACTCGCGCACGTTGCCGGGAAAATAGACATCGGCGACGGCGTCCGCCAGCCAGTACGGTAACTCGGGCAAGGACTCGAGCTTCTCCTTGCCCACCACTTCGTTGATGAACGACTTGAAGAGCGCAATCTTGTCGGCCGCGCCGCGTTCTTCCAGCGTCGGAATCTTGAGTTCGATGACTGCGAGCCGGTAATAGAGGTCCGCGCGAAACGTGCCGTCCTTCACGAGCTGCGGCAAGCTCTTGTTGCTCGCCGCGATAAGCCGGAATTCGAGCCGCACGGGCGTCGCGGAACCGAGCCGCGTGACCGCCTGATCTTCCAGCACGCGCAGCAGCTTGACTTGCTGATAGAGCGGCAAATCGCCGATTTCATCGAGAAAAAGCGTGCCGCCGTTGGCCTGCTCGAAGTAGCCTTTATGCGCGAGCACGGCGCCCGTGAACGATCCCTTCGCATGCCCGAAGAACAGCGACTCGAAGAGACCATCGGGAATCGCGCCGCAGTTCACCGGCACGAACGGACCTTCGCCATAGCGGCGATGCTTCTCGTGCAGCAATTGCGCAATGCGCTCCTTGCCGACGCCGGTCTCGCCGTGCAGAAGCACGGGCGTATCGCAATCGGCGAAGGTATCGACTTCGTGCAAGAGCGCCTGCATGCATTCGGCATGCGCGATCAACGCATGCGACGCCTGCGCTTCCTCGCCATGCGCGCGCAATTGCTGGGCGAGTTTCGAAACCATCGCGCGCAATTCGGCGCCGGTGAAATCGAGCGGCAGGATGTGCGAATAATCGGCGGGAAACATGGACGGATCGCGTTCGCGCGGCGCCGCGCCGACCCAGACCACGGGCATCGAATGACGCGCTTCCCAGTCGCGCAGCACGAACGCGCCGCTGTCTATCACGCTTACGCTGATGATCGCGATTGCCGGGCGCGACGAATCGCGCGGCGCGCTGATGGACGTGCCGTCCGCGCGCAATACATCCACTTCGTGACTGGACATGCAGCGCACCACGCGCTCGACGATGTCGGACTTGCCCTCCCACACGTGGATGTCGAGGCCATCGATTTTGGTGATCTGTCTCATGTCGTTCAGTACGCCAGTTGCGATTCGCCGCAGGTAAGCGACAAGTCGTGAATCGTGCTCGTGCCGATCTGCGCGCCGAGGAGTTGCAGGACGGGGACGAGGACCTGGTCCAGTCCGGCGAGTATCGTGGTCAATGCGGGCGTGAGCAGGGCAAGCAGCAGCGGTGCGATGCTATTGAGCAGCGCGGACGGAAGCAGCGGCGACGCGAGTATCAAACCGCCAGGCGCCGAGAGACTCGTGTTGAGCGAGGACAACGCGTTGGCGAGCGTCTTCCCCGGCAGCGATGCAAGTGTCTGATAGTCGTCGCTGTTGCCGCTCTGGCCATCGAATGTGAGCGTGCCCGATGCCGAAGGCACGGAGCCGGTGGTCACCTTGGCGGTGACCGTCAGCAGTCCGAGCACGTTGACGAGCGTCGCCGGTTGCGAGCAGGCGGCGGTGCCCGCGGGGGTGTCGCCGACACACACGTTCGCCACCGTGCTGTTGACGCCGATGACCGAGCGCCGCGCGAGCGGCGGCCCCTTGCATTGCGTCGACGCAAGGTACGCGGAGCCCGCCACGGCCTCCACGACCACGGGCAGATGCACGGTCGGCGCGATGTTGCCGAAGAGCGGACCGAGCACGAGCGACAGCGTGCCGACCGTGACATCGAGCGATGCGCGCACTTGCGCGGTCTGCGCCTGCGTGCGCCAGTTGCCGTTGGCATCCTGGCCCGCTTCGCCGATGGCGAGCACCGGCGGCTGAATGACCTGCACGGTCAGCCCGGCGGAAATCCCGAGCAGATTCAACCCGCCCGCCACGTTCACCGCCGACTTCCCGGCCTGCGCGATCTCGGCCATGACGAAGAGCGCGTCCAACGGGCTGATGGTCGCGTTGAGCGCGGATTGCGTGTTGGCGAGCGCCACCGAAAGCAGCCCCGGCGCCGTCGATGTCTTGCCGAGCGAGATCGTTTGATTGCCCGGGATATTGGCGCTCGCGATGGTCTGCATCGCGCCAAGCGCCGTCGAGAGATTGGCGTTGGCCACGCTCGTCGTTTGCAGCGCGTTCACCATCAGGCGCGCGATCTGCGCGGCCGTGAGACTCGTGGCGAGCAGTTGATCGACCGTGCCCACGCCCGCCGCCGTCACCAGATCGGCGATTTTCACGCGGGTATCGGCGAGTCCCTGATACGACGCGAGCGAGAGATTGAGGCTCGTGCCGAGCAGCGCGTTGAGCAGGCCGTTGATCGGTCCCGGGCCGATGCTCGCGAGCGTCGTGCCGATGCTGAACGCGCCGATATCCGTGACCTTGGCGACGGCCGTCGCCGTCACCGTGCGTGCCGGCCCCACGAAGAAGTACGGCACGGTGCGCGTCGCGACGACTTTCACCGCGTTGATCGGCGTGCCGCCCGCCGCGAAGTAGTTGGGCGCGGCGTTCGCTTGCGTGTCCCAGCGGCCGCACGCGGTCGTCATGCCGTTGCCCGACGCGGTGGCATCGAAGCCGTTGACCGCCGCGCTGCCCGTCGCGGCGGCGGTGGCGCGCGTGCACGCGGCATCGGCGACTTGCGAGCCTGCGGTTGCCGCTAGATCGGCCGCGCTTTGCAGGCTGCGGCGCGCGAAAAAGAAATTGCCGACGTCGATCGCGCCGAGCGCCGCCACCGCCACGATCAGCCAGATGGCCGCGAGCGTGCCCGCCACGCCGCGTTGCGCGCGCCGGGCTGGTCGATGGCGAAAAGGCCGTGTCATGGGCCGGTCAGTCCGCGTCGTGATAGTTGACATCGAGCGCCGGCCGCCCCGCCTGTTCCAGCGACGAGCCGTAGCGCTCGGGAATGGCCGTCTCGAACGACTTCATGTAGCGCGCGTAGGCAAGACTCGCTTGCGCGCCGGGCATCGGGCGCGCGGGACCGGCTGCGGCATTGCTCGACTGCAACGTGAGCCAGGCTTCGGTTGCGTGACCGACTTCGCTTGCTGCCGGTGCGCCTTCCTCGGCCCGCGCTGCGGATACGAGCGCCATCGCGCTCAACCAGATCGCTGCCATTGACGATGCTTTCATCGACTGCTTCCTCGCTCGATTCGATTTCAACGTGACGCGATACGGCTACCGCCGCCTTCGTCCTGCACTTGCGCGCGATACGTGCGCGCCGCCTGCTGCACGCGCTTTGCATCGCCCTGAATGGCCTGCTGCACGTCCGGCGCGAACTTCTGTTGCGTCATCAATCCCTGCGCGTTCGCGGCCTGCCCGCTCGAAAGCAGAAAGAGCGCGACGTTGCTCATGATCTTCGCGTTGTCCGGGGCGAGTTCGGCGGCCTTCATCAATGGCACGCGCGCGCCCGCTATGTCGCCTTCGCGCAGCTTCGCGTACCCCAGGTCGGACAGCGTCGCGGCATCGGTCGGCGCGCGCTGCGCGGCGGCTTCGAAGCGCATTGCCGCCAGCCGGAAGTCGCCCGCCTGGCCGGCCAGCAAACCCAGTCCACGCAGACCGCGCGCGGCGAACGGGGTATCGGCGAGACGCGCATAAGCTGCTTCGGCGGGCTGTGTCTGGCCGGTCTGACGCAGCGCATCGGCGCGCAAGAGAATGGTGTCGGGCGACTCGCCATACTGCTGCTCGTAAGCGTCGATATGCGCGAGCGACGCGAAGTACAACCCTTGCGACTGCATCCGGTCGATGAGCGCCAGATACATGCCGGGCGTGTCGGGCGCGGCATCGCGATGCATCGCCTGATCGAGCGCGGCCTGACGTTCGGCCTGAATGCCGACGCCGTAGCCGCTTTCCATCTTGCTCGCGCATCCGCCAAACAGCATGCATGCGCCGATAGCGGCAAGCGTGACGAGTCGCGTCCGGTTGATTGAAGACTGCGTCATCGATGAAGCCCCGAAAGCGAATGCAATACCGCGAGAAACCCCGGCCCCGCGGTGACGATGAGCAGCGCAGGCAACAGCGTCAGCACCATCACGCCCGTCATCTTCACGGTGACTTTGCCGATGCGCTCACGCAGCGCCGCACGCCGCGCCTCGCGCAGACGGTCGCCGAACTGCCTGAGCGGCTCCTGCACCGCG harbors:
- a CDS encoding EAL domain-containing protein codes for the protein MSTTTSRSQVENVVRDSGQALRRRVLQGLAAGEFCIAYQGIYRVDSGELARMEALIRWRHPDYGVLLPGAFCEALQDPDVMVKITWFVMDAVAGDIAAWLARGGKRYPVAVNVPPSVAAMPGFAKRMEAICVAHGIASSYIELELSESEDLALFPSIQKVVQRFRNKGVNIAMDDFGTGYACLAALGPIDFGTVKIAKELLAEAPRCPNACMVFSSVLALLTRLKVSIVVEGVETPAQAQWLAQWPHVLAQGFLLARPTFGMDNVPGVDAHADMQGMQGAHAITRQTSRRPAMRIADAA
- a CDS encoding sigma 54-interacting transcriptional regulator; this translates as MRQITKIDGLDIHVWEGKSDIVERVVRCMSSHEVDVLRADGTSISAPRDSSRPAIAIISVSVIDSGAFVLRDWEARHSMPVVWVGAAPRERDPSMFPADYSHILPLDFTGAELRAMVSKLAQQLRAHGEEAQASHALIAHAECMQALLHEVDTFADCDTPVLLHGETGVGKERIAQLLHEKHRRYGEGPFVPVNCGAIPDGLFESLFFGHAKGSFTGAVLAHKGYFEQANGGTLFLDEIGDLPLYQQVKLLRVLEDQAVTRLGSATPVRLEFRLIAASNKSLPQLVKDGTFRADLYYRLAVIELKIPTLEERGAADKIALFKSFINEVVGKEKLESLPELPYWLADAVADVYFPGNVRELRNLAERVGVTVRQLGSWDEGRVKRLLVLARNAQPVDNATELLVDRSKWDMNERNRVIAALEANGWRRQDTALHLGISRKVLWEKMRKFQIFDEEPETRPL
- a CDS encoding TadG family pilus assembly protein, coding for MTRPFRHRPARRAQRGVAGTLAAIWLIVAVAALGAIDVGNFFFARRSLQSAADLAATAGSQVADAACTRATAAATGSAAVNGFDATASGNGMTTACGRWDTQANAAPNYFAAGGTPINAVKVVATRTVPYFFVGPARTVTATAVAKVTDIGAFSIGTTLASIGPGPINGLLNALLGTSLNLSLASYQGLADTRVKIADLVTAAGVGTVDQLLATSLTAAQIARLMVNALQTTSVANANLSTALGAMQTIASANIPGNQTISLGKTSTAPGLLSVALANTQSALNATISPLDALFVMAEIAQAGKSAVNVAGGLNLLGISAGLTVQVIQPPVLAIGEAGQDANGNWRTQAQTAQVRASLDVTVGTLSLVLGPLFGNIAPTVHLPVVVEAVAGSAYLASTQCKGPPLARRSVIGVNSTVANVCVGDTPAGTAACSQPATLVNVLGLLTVTAKVTTGSVPSASGTLTFDGQSGNSDDYQTLASLPGKTLANALSSLNTSLSAPGGLILASPLLPSALLNSIAPLLLALLTPALTTILAGLDQVLVPVLQLLGAQIGTSTIHDLSLTCGESQLAY
- a CDS encoding DUF3613 domain-containing protein, with the protein product MKASSMAAIWLSAMALVSAARAEEGAPAASEVGHATEAWLTLQSSNAAAGPARPMPGAQASLAYARYMKSFETAIPERYGSSLEQAGRPALDVNYHDAD
- a CDS encoding pilus assembly protein codes for the protein MTQSSINRTRLVTLAAIGACMLFGGCASKMESGYGVGIQAERQAALDQAMHRDAAPDTPGMYLALIDRMQSQGLYFASLAHIDAYEQQYGESPDTILLRADALRQTGQTQPAEAAYARLADTPFAARGLRGLGLLAGQAGDFRLAAMRFEAAAQRAPTDAATLSDLGYAKLREGDIAGARVPLMKAAELAPDNAKIMSNVALFLLSSGQAANAQGLMTQQKFAPDVQQAIQGDAKRVQQAARTYRAQVQDEGGGSRIASR